A DNA window from Fusobacterium sp. FSA-380-WT-3A contains the following coding sequences:
- the glmU gene encoding bifunctional UDP-N-acetylglucosamine diphosphorylase/glucosamine-1-phosphate N-acetyltransferase GlmU gives MELKALILAAGKGTRMKSEKPKVIHKVNGIPMVQKILNELKKINIKESILILGHKKEEVLETLGDISYVVQEQQLGTGHAIIQAKELLKDYDGDVMILCGDTPLLKGETLKKMYEYHKSNNCVTTVLTAIYENPFGYGRILKENGKFIGIVEEKEATEEIRKIKEVNAGVYCCNSKELFKALDKIDNNNEKGEYYLTDIIKIQVNENKKVDSFILEDSQEILGVNSKVELALASKVLRERKNKELMEEGVIFIDPDNTYIEETVKIGMDTIIYPGVVLQGNTIIGENCEIVGNSRIIDSILKNHIRVESSVIEESILEDKVTMGPFAHLRPKAHLKEKVHIGNFVEVKKSTLEPGVKAGHLTYLGNATVGKDTNIGAGTITCNYDGVNKFDTNIGEKVFIGSSTMLVAPVNIGSNSVTGAGSVITKDVPEDALAVERSKQLIKLKWRK, from the coding sequence ATGGAATTAAAGGCTTTAATTCTAGCAGCTGGAAAAGGTACTAGAATGAAATCTGAAAAGCCAAAAGTAATCCATAAAGTAAATGGAATACCAATGGTTCAAAAGATTTTAAATGAATTAAAGAAAATTAATATAAAAGAAAGTATATTAATTTTAGGGCATAAGAAAGAAGAAGTTTTAGAAACTTTAGGAGACATTTCTTATGTAGTTCAAGAGCAACAATTAGGAACAGGACATGCTATAATACAAGCAAAGGAATTATTAAAAGATTATGATGGGGATGTAATGATTCTTTGTGGAGATACTCCTCTTTTAAAAGGAGAAACTTTAAAGAAAATGTATGAATATCATAAAAGTAATAATTGTGTTACAACAGTTCTTACAGCTATTTATGAAAATCCATTTGGATATGGAAGAATATTAAAAGAAAATGGAAAATTTATAGGAATTGTTGAAGAAAAAGAAGCAACAGAAGAAATAAGAAAAATAAAAGAAGTTAATGCTGGAGTATATTGTTGTAATTCTAAAGAACTTTTTAAAGCTTTAGATAAAATTGATAATAACAATGAAAAAGGTGAATATTATTTAACAGATATTATAAAAATTCAAGTTAATGAAAATAAAAAAGTAGACAGTTTTATTTTAGAAGATAGTCAAGAAATTTTAGGAGTAAATTCAAAAGTTGAGTTAGCTTTAGCTTCTAAAGTATTAAGAGAAAGAAAAAATAAAGAACTTATGGAAGAGGGAGTAATCTTCATAGACCCAGACAATACATATATCGAAGAAACAGTAAAGATTGGGATGGATACAATTATTTATCCAGGAGTTGTATTACAAGGAAATACAATTATTGGAGAAAATTGTGAAATTGTAGGAAATAGTAGAATAATAGATAGCATATTAAAAAATCATATAAGGGTAGAATCTTCTGTTATAGAGGAAAGTATATTAGAAGACAAAGTAACAATGGGACCTTTTGCTCATTTAAGACCAAAAGCACATTTAAAAGAAAAAGTACATATTGGAAACTTTGTTGAAGTAAAAAAATCTACTTTAGAACCAGGAGTAAAAGCTGGACATTTAACATATTTAGGAAATGCTACAGTAGGAAAAGATACAAATATAGGTGCAGGAACAATTACATGTAATTATGATGGAGTCAATAAATTTGATACAAACATAGGTGAAAAAGTATTTATAGGAAGTAGTACAATGTTGGTTGCTCCAGTAAATATAGGAAGTAATTCTGTTACAGGAGCAGGGTCAGTTATAACTAAAGATGTCCCAGAGGATGCTTTAGCAGTAGAAAGAAGTAAGCAATTAATAAAACTTAAATGGAGGAAATAA
- a CDS encoding J domain-containing protein: protein MEIALIIALILFFIIAGILGPQRALGFIPVLMIMALLFVFFGYIIVVFFPFILIFLIWNILTGKSSANNGRTRTYYYRTSTNAEDFEEFFRRASEQQNNNGYYYGGNYGNTNNGSNNYGGYRSYFEDKSKYYKILGIQEGASQEEIKKAFRTQAKLHHPDKYANASQNERDYHERKFKEINEAYEKLSSQ, encoded by the coding sequence ATGGAAATAGCTTTAATAATAGCATTAATTTTATTTTTTATAATAGCTGGTATTTTAGGACCTCAAAGAGCATTAGGATTTATTCCTGTATTGATGATAATGGCTTTATTATTTGTATTTTTTGGATATATAATCGTTGTATTTTTTCCGTTTATATTAATATTTTTAATTTGGAATATATTGACAGGAAAAAGTAGTGCCAATAATGGAAGAACTAGAACATATTATTATAGAACTAGCACTAATGCAGAGGATTTTGAGGAATTTTTTAGAAGAGCTAGTGAACAACAAAATAATAATGGATACTATTATGGTGGAAATTACGGAAACACAAATAATGGAAGTAATAATTATGGTGGATATAGGAGTTATTTTGAAGATAAATCAAAATATTATAAGATTTTAGGAATTCAAGAAGGAGCAAGTCAAGAGGAGATAAAAAAGGCTTTTAGAACTCAAGCAAAACTCCATCATCCTGATAAATATGCAAATGCTTCTCAAAATGAAAGAGATTATCATGAAAGAAAATTTAAAGAGATAAATGAGGCATATGAAAAATTAAGTTCACAATAA
- a CDS encoding acylphosphatase, translated as MKTYHYIVSGKVQGVGYRFCVGYKLKKLEMRGIIRNLDSGDVEIYLQGEEKKIKDCERYIKLGSPYGKVSNIKKEIVDIKEFSKFNIEY; from the coding sequence ATGAAAACATATCATTATATAGTTAGTGGAAAGGTTCAAGGAGTTGGATACAGATTTTGTGTTGGATATAAATTAAAAAAATTAGAAATGAGAGGAATTATTAGAAATTTAGATTCTGGTGATGTGGAAATTTATCTTCAAGGTGAAGAGAAAAAAATAAAAGATTGTGAAAGATATATAAAGTTAGGGTCACCATATGGAAAAGTTAGTAATATAAAAAAAGAAATTGTAGATATAAAAGAATTTTCAAAATTTAATATTGAATATTAA
- a CDS encoding Ppx/GppA family phosphatase, whose product MKKIYKKAIIDIGTNSCRLFISEVEDENKKIKILKKLYKETKITKLGNYMDKNLVISIEGINKLIEVIKYYKDICTKYFCEKIIAFGTSAIRESKNKDKIINEIFNKTGIKVEVISGNQEGKMTFLGSSTEFSEKIMLIDIGGGSTEFIFGDFEEIKYLKSFKLGAVRETKDYFYNDNYEKIKICQNSIKERIKEVEVFKNENFILVGVAGTVTTNVSVYEKMKIYDSEKVHLYKLTKFMLEENLKKYLGLNLGDRMKMIGLQPERGENIIAGTIIVLEIMNILEKDEIIVSECDGLEGAMITLK is encoded by the coding sequence ATGAAAAAAATATATAAAAAAGCAATAATAGACATTGGAACAAATTCTTGTAGATTATTTATTTCAGAAGTTGAAGATGAAAATAAAAAAATTAAAATTTTAAAAAAATTATATAAAGAGACAAAGATTACAAAATTAGGTAACTATATGGATAAAAATTTAGTTATATCTATAGAGGGTATTAACAAATTGATAGAAGTTATAAAATATTATAAAGATATTTGTACAAAATATTTTTGTGAGAAAATCATAGCTTTTGGAACTTCAGCCATAAGAGAATCTAAAAATAAAGATAAAATTATAAATGAAATTTTTAATAAAACAGGAATAAAAGTAGAAGTTATTTCAGGAAATCAAGAGGGAAAAATGACTTTTTTAGGTTCAAGTACAGAATTTTCAGAAAAAATAATGCTAATAGATATAGGTGGAGGAAGCACAGAGTTTATATTTGGAGATTTTGAAGAAATAAAATATTTAAAAAGTTTTAAGTTAGGAGCAGTAAGAGAAACAAAGGATTATTTTTATAATGACAATTATGAAAAAATAAAGATTTGTCAAAACTCTATAAAAGAGAGAATAAAAGAAGTGGAAGTTTTTAAAAATGAAAATTTTATTCTTGTAGGAGTAGCAGGAACTGTAACAACTAATGTAAGTGTTTATGAAAAAATGAAAATATATGATTCTGAAAAAGTTCATTTATATAAATTAACTAAATTTATGTTAGAAGAAAATCTAAAAAAATATTTAGGATTAAATTTAGGAGATAGAATGAAAATGATTGGATTACAACCTGAAAGAGGTGAAAATATAATAGCTGGAACAATTATAGTTTTGGAAATAATGAATATATTAGAAAAAGATGAAATAATAGTATCTGAATGTGACGGATTAGAAGGAGCTATGATAACTCTTAAATAA
- the htpX gene encoding zinc metalloprotease HtpX, with amino-acid sequence MKNFKTFILMGVMTFIMLFIGNLIGGRQGVYFSLILAGFTNFISYWYSDKIVLKMYNAKPVSVNSDLYKLVQGLVKKADLPMPKVYMIHSNQPNAFATGRNPQNAAVAVTSGLMEILDDNELSGVIGHELGHVNNRDILIGTVAATFAGAISFLANMARWGAIFGGSRDDEDRGNPIALLLVAVLAPIAAMLVQMAISRTREYKADEYGAKLSGNPLYLANALEKLEIGVARNPMNASPSTENMFIVSPLSSRDKMATLFSTHPSTKDRIARLYEMANL; translated from the coding sequence ATGAAAAATTTTAAAACTTTTATACTTATGGGAGTAATGACTTTTATAATGCTTTTCATAGGTAATCTTATTGGAGGAAGACAGGGAGTATATTTTTCCCTTATTTTAGCTGGATTTACAAATTTTATTTCTTATTGGTACAGTGATAAAATTGTTCTTAAAATGTATAATGCTAAACCAGTTTCTGTAAATTCTGATCTTTATAAACTCGTACAAGGATTGGTAAAAAAAGCTGATTTACCTATGCCTAAAGTTTATATGATTCATTCAAATCAACCTAATGCTTTTGCTACTGGAAGAAATCCACAAAATGCTGCTGTGGCTGTTACTTCTGGACTTATGGAAATATTAGATGATAATGAACTTTCTGGAGTAATAGGACATGAATTAGGCCATGTAAATAATAGAGATATTTTAATTGGAACTGTGGCTGCCACTTTTGCTGGAGCTATATCTTTCTTAGCTAATATGGCTAGATGGGGAGCTATTTTTGGTGGAAGTAGAGATGATGAAGATAGAGGAAATCCAATAGCTCTTTTACTTGTAGCTGTTCTTGCTCCTATTGCTGCTATGCTTGTTCAAATGGCTATATCTCGTACTAGAGAATATAAAGCTGATGAATATGGAGCTAAACTTAGTGGAAATCCTTTATATTTAGCTAATGCTTTAGAAAAACTTGAAATTGGAGTGGCTAGAAATCCTATGAATGCCAGTCCATCTACAGAAAATATGTTTATTGTAAGTCCTCTTTCATCAAGAGATAAGATGGCTACACTTTTTAGTACTCATCCATCAACTAAAGATAGAATAGCTAGACTTTATGAAATGGCTAACCTTTAA
- the yqeC gene encoding selenium cofactor biosynthesis protein YqeC produces MYEKFNIEKKDIITITGAGGKTSLMFLLANELSNFGKVLITTTTKIKVPEKSKFKKLIVENKLIDGKNKNIFIIGKKIENNKIVGLDYKTIDKYRSQFDYILIEGDGAKEKLIKFWNNTEPCIPEYSTKIVGVLNLNIFNMKLNKENVHRYEILEKVLPNYIEKNIEESFLVEYIKKAKYFAENKNGEKFLFINGIDGIDKDKKEKIGIFIKKKLEDEKYKVKVILGSVK; encoded by the coding sequence ATGTATGAAAAATTTAATATAGAAAAAAAAGATATAATAACTATAACAGGAGCTGGCGGAAAGACATCATTGATGTTTTTATTAGCTAATGAATTATCAAATTTTGGAAAAGTTTTGATAACAACTACAACTAAAATAAAAGTTCCTGAGAAAAGTAAATTTAAAAAATTAATTGTAGAAAATAAATTAATAGATGGAAAAAATAAAAATATATTTATCATAGGAAAAAAAATAGAAAATAATAAAATAGTGGGCTTAGATTATAAAACAATAGATAAATATAGAAGTCAATTTGATTATATCTTAATAGAAGGAGATGGAGCAAAAGAAAAATTAATTAAATTTTGGAATAACACAGAACCATGTATACCTGAATATTCTACTAAAATAGTAGGAGTATTGAATTTAAATATTTTTAATATGAAATTAAATAAAGAAAATGTTCATAGATATGAAATTTTAGAAAAAGTTTTACCAAATTATATAGAAAAAAATATTGAGGAAAGTTTTTTAGTTGAATATATAAAAAAAGCTAAGTATTTTGCTGAAAACAAAAATGGTGAAAAATTTTTATTTATTAATGGAATAGATGGAATAGATAAAGATAAAAAAGAAAAAATAGGAATATTTATAAAGAAAAAATTAGAAGATGAAAAATATAAAGTTAAAGTAATTTTAGGAAGTGTAAAATAA
- a CDS encoding DJ-1/PfpI family protein — MKKVYVLLGEGFELIEATVPIDILKRAKIKVTTLSLSRNIFVNSAQNIIIKADDMFADYKDGDCIILPGGYSGYENLFRSEECLKLIKYYLKNKKIVVAISGAPLFLIKNSLINGKNITIHYSNSNLVNGICNILDNPIVIDDNLITVCGTGYMQDLGFKLIEILTPEKLPKVKKGMNIK; from the coding sequence ATGAAAAAAGTTTATGTTTTATTGGGAGAGGGATTTGAATTAATAGAAGCTACTGTTCCCATTGATATTTTAAAAAGAGCTAAAATAAAGGTAACTACTCTTTCATTGAGTAGAAATATTTTTGTCAATTCTGCCCAAAATATTATTATCAAAGCTGACGATATGTTTGCTGATTATAAAGATGGAGATTGTATTATTTTACCTGGTGGTTATTCTGGATATGAAAATCTTTTTAGAAGTGAGGAATGTCTTAAACTTATTAAATATTATTTAAAAAATAAAAAAATTGTGGTAGCTATATCTGGAGCTCCTTTATTTCTTATAAAAAATAGTTTGATTAATGGAAAAAATATTACTATTCATTATTCAAATTCTAATTTAGTAAATGGTATTTGTAATATTTTGGATAATCCTATTGTGATAGATGATAATCTTATTACTGTTTGTGGTACAGGTTATATGCAAGATTTAGGATTTAAACTTATAGAAATTTTAACTCCTGAAAAGCTTCCAAAAGTAAAAAAAGGTATGAATATAAAATAA
- the nadD gene encoding nicotinate (nicotinamide) nucleotide adenylyltransferase produces the protein MRIGIYGGSFDPPHLGHKKVAEFVVKNLNLDKLLIIPVGIASHGKNNLSDSILRYEMCVLNFSNIEKVEVSKIELEKNELSYTYRTLENLINIYGKNNEYFEIIGSDSAAYFTKWKNYNEILENSTVVVLRRKGYVSEIKSKKIIEFENNYFDVSSTEIREKLKDNEDCSEFLDKKLIKFIKENNLYK, from the coding sequence GTGAGAATAGGGATTTATGGAGGGAGTTTTGACCCACCACATTTAGGACATAAAAAAGTAGCAGAGTTTGTAGTAAAAAATCTTAATTTAGATAAACTTTTAATTATACCAGTTGGAATAGCTTCTCATGGAAAAAATAATCTTTCAGATAGCATTTTAAGATATGAAATGTGTGTTTTAAATTTTTCTAATATAGAAAAAGTTGAAGTTTCAAAAATAGAATTGGAAAAAAATGAGTTATCTTATACTTATAGAACTTTAGAAAATCTTATAAATATTTATGGAAAAAATAATGAGTATTTTGAAATTATAGGAAGTGACTCAGCAGCTTATTTTACTAAATGGAAGAATTATAATGAAATTTTAGAAAACTCCACAGTAGTTGTATTGAGAAGAAAAGGTTATGTAAGTGAGATAAAATCAAAAAAAATAATAGAATTTGAAAATAATTATTTTGATGTTTCTTCTACTGAAATAAGAGAAAAATTAAAAGATAATGAAGACTGTAGTGAGTTTTTAGATAAGAAACTTATAAAATTTATAAAAGAAAATAATTTATATAAATAA
- the lpxK gene encoding tetraacyldisaccharide 4'-kinase, translated as MKLLAYIYYLITTFRNWLYDKKILKINKVDDIFVICIGNITVGGTGKTPAVQYFAKKLQEEGRNVVVVSRGYRGKRKQDPLIVSNGKKIFVTSKESGDEPYSHATNLKVPVIVGRNRYEAAKLAKKTFNADTILLDDGFQHRKFYRDWDIVLVDATNPFGWGALLPKGTLRERFEDGAKRASEFIITKADLVPEKDLETIKRFLRMRFGKPVSVAMHGIKSLYDMSGNMKPLFWVKGKRVLLFSGLANPLNFEKTVISLDPSYIERIDFLDHHSFTQKDIDLIEKKANEMGASYIITTEKDAVKLPKDIDLKNLFVLKIEFEILENNTLQCLRGEKNND; from the coding sequence ATGAAACTGTTGGCATATATATATTATCTTATCACAACCTTTAGAAATTGGCTTTATGATAAGAAAATTTTAAAAATAAATAAAGTAGATGATATTTTTGTTATTTGTATTGGAAATATAACTGTTGGTGGAACTGGAAAGACACCAGCAGTACAATATTTTGCTAAAAAACTTCAAGAAGAGGGAAGAAATGTTGTTGTTGTTTCAAGAGGCTATAGAGGAAAAAGAAAACAAGACCCTTTAATTGTTTCTAATGGGAAAAAAATATTTGTTACTTCAAAAGAAAGTGGAGATGAACCATATAGTCATGCAACAAATTTAAAAGTTCCTGTAATAGTTGGAAGAAATCGGTATGAAGCAGCAAAGTTAGCTAAAAAAACTTTTAATGCTGACACTATTTTATTAGATGATGGATTCCAACATAGAAAATTTTATAGAGATTGGGATATAGTTTTGGTAGACGCCACAAATCCTTTTGGTTGGGGAGCATTACTTCCTAAAGGGACTCTTAGAGAAAGATTTGAAGATGGAGCAAAAAGAGCTTCAGAATTTATTATAACAAAAGCAGATTTAGTACCAGAAAAAGATTTAGAAACTATAAAAAGATTTTTGAGAATGAGGTTTGGAAAACCAGTATCAGTAGCTATGCATGGAATAAAATCTTTATATGATATGTCAGGAAATATGAAACCACTTTTTTGGGTAAAAGGAAAAAGAGTTTTATTATTTTCTGGACTTGCTAATCCACTTAACTTTGAAAAAACTGTAATCTCTTTGGACCCCTCATATATAGAGAGAATAGATTTTTTAGACCATCATAGTTTTACCCAAAAAGATATAGATTTAATCGAGAAAAAAGCCAATGAAATGGGAGCTTCGTATATAATAACTACAGAAAAAGATGCTGTTAAGTTACCTAAAGATATAGATTTAAAAAATTTGTTTGTTTTGAAAATAGAGTTTGAAATATTAGAAAATAATACTTTACAATGTTTGAGAGGAGAAAAAAATAATGACTGA
- the smc gene encoding chromosome segregation protein SMC: MHLKGIEIYGFKSFGERIKIDFNKGITSIVGPNGSGKSNILDSILWVLGEQSYKNIRAKESKDIIFSGGESKKSANNAEVSLFIDNKDGYFSTDEETLKITRKLFSSGENEYLINDKKARLKDISDMFLDTGIGKSAYSVIGQGKVERIISSSKKEVKEIIEEAAGVKKYQIRKLEAEKKLENVINEVEKIELILSETGEQRTKIKKQAEKALEFLQIKDERDSLDKGINIFELGKNQENLEKTQQKNKELLESLNKIKNEKEEKEKEIKEVTENIQNIKNEIQLLMDKNENLKKLINDFEKEKAKLLEREEGFKREEKDRKERIESFKEKLNKNQENHQSLLNEKENLKSILEEGEDKVSSLEIQINELENKKIVLEREIELKKRQLMDFEVEKLQYENALENSEKRIKGSTSKINNLIKEIEEIEKKIFDNNQLFEKCKLKKENLEKQLVENDENQLQCEKNISEYSVKINRINDEIRKNEFDFSKNKERYDSIHRFEENNEGFYKGVKEILNLNIKGVEGALISIINIPEKFEKAIEASISGNLQDIVVENSGIAKKCIEILKERKVGKASFLAMDTIKAFPKKEIPKLNGVIGRGSELISFNPKYQKIIDMVLGNLLIVEDVDTAINISKKNLFSGNIVSISGEFISGTGRITGGENKVTAISQMFERRKEAKRLEEVLKNLNISIKKNKELYEKLNETLTELENKTQTLDTQNLSLRKEIKNLSEEFENLKSKNERFIKEKRVSISEKEEEERYLLEYNKRIKESLDSKETIEKNTKEVKIYIDIKSKEYELLTENIRKLKDEFSDIKIKFLNTKDRSNQIENDIEKNNNEKKELIEEKKIAEERLEKLIKELESIKITLEKIEKDKVEKDLQFEKENRELLVANEREQFFQLKEKELIGVIKDIESKQYKEEEKLKNELEKIEEYQRKISSLEENINSMEEIKEKLVEESIYKSSVDRVKYLNNKIKDFETVNLLAVEEFKELDKKYNFIKAQKDDLETSRSSLLEIIEDISRAIRERFFDAYNNINANFNQMCMETIDNSEGSLTISNEEDFENCGVEIFVKFKNKKRQSLTLLSGGEKSMVAIAFIMAIFMYKPSPFTFLDEIEAALDEKNTKKLINKLKEFTDKSQFILITHNKETMRSSDSIFGVTMNKKIGISKIVPVNL; this comes from the coding sequence ATGCATTTAAAAGGAATAGAGATATACGGATTTAAATCTTTTGGTGAAAGAATAAAAATAGATTTTAATAAGGGGATAACATCAATAGTAGGACCTAATGGGTCAGGAAAATCAAATATACTAGACTCTATTCTTTGGGTGCTAGGAGAACAATCATATAAAAATATAAGAGCTAAAGAAAGTAAAGATATAATATTTTCTGGTGGAGAATCTAAAAAAAGTGCAAATAATGCTGAAGTTTCCCTTTTTATAGATAATAAAGATGGATATTTTTCAACTGATGAAGAAACTTTAAAAATAACTAGAAAACTTTTTTCTAGTGGAGAAAATGAATATTTAATCAATGATAAAAAAGCTAGACTTAAAGATATTAGTGATATGTTTTTAGATACAGGAATAGGAAAATCTGCTTATTCTGTAATTGGGCAAGGAAAGGTAGAAAGAATAATATCTTCTTCTAAAAAAGAAGTTAAAGAGATAATAGAAGAAGCAGCTGGAGTAAAGAAATATCAAATAAGAAAATTAGAAGCTGAAAAAAAATTAGAAAATGTAATAAATGAAGTTGAAAAAATAGAGCTAATTTTATCAGAAACAGGAGAACAAAGAACAAAAATAAAAAAACAAGCTGAAAAAGCTTTAGAGTTTTTACAAATAAAAGATGAAAGAGATTCTCTTGATAAAGGGATAAATATTTTTGAATTAGGAAAAAATCAAGAAAATTTAGAAAAAACTCAACAAAAAAATAAAGAATTATTAGAATCTCTTAATAAAATAAAAAATGAAAAGGAAGAAAAAGAAAAGGAAATAAAAGAAGTCACAGAAAATATACAAAATATAAAAAATGAAATTCAATTATTGATGGATAAAAATGAAAATTTAAAAAAATTAATAAATGATTTTGAAAAAGAAAAAGCAAAACTTCTTGAAAGAGAAGAGGGATTTAAAAGGGAGGAAAAAGATAGAAAAGAGAGAATAGAATCTTTTAAAGAAAAATTAAATAAAAATCAAGAAAATCATCAATCTCTTTTAAATGAAAAAGAAAATTTAAAATCTATTTTAGAAGAGGGAGAAGATAAAGTTTCTTCTTTAGAAATTCAAATTAATGAATTAGAAAATAAAAAAATAGTTTTAGAAAGAGAAATTGAATTAAAGAAAAGACAATTAATGGATTTTGAAGTTGAAAAATTACAATATGAAAATGCTCTTGAAAACTCTGAAAAAAGAATAAAAGGAAGTACTTCTAAAATAAATAATCTTATAAAAGAGATAGAAGAGATAGAGAAGAAAATATTTGATAATAATCAATTATTTGAAAAGTGTAAATTAAAAAAAGAAAATTTAGAAAAACAACTTGTAGAAAATGATGAAAACCAACTTCAATGTGAGAAAAATATTTCAGAATATAGTGTAAAAATAAATAGAATAAATGATGAAATTAGAAAGAATGAATTTGATTTTTCTAAAAATAAAGAAAGATATGATTCAATTCATAGATTTGAAGAAAATAATGAGGGATTTTATAAAGGTGTAAAGGAGATACTAAACTTAAATATAAAAGGTGTTGAAGGAGCTCTTATTTCAATAATAAATATCCCAGAAAAATTTGAAAAGGCAATAGAAGCTTCAATTTCAGGAAATTTACAAGATATTGTTGTAGAAAATAGTGGAATTGCAAAAAAATGTATAGAAATTTTGAAGGAAAGAAAAGTAGGGAAAGCTTCTTTCTTAGCAATGGATACTATAAAAGCTTTTCCTAAAAAAGAGATTCCTAAATTAAATGGAGTGATTGGGAGAGGTTCTGAGTTAATTTCTTTTAATCCAAAATATCAAAAAATTATAGATATGGTATTAGGAAATCTTTTAATTGTTGAAGATGTAGACACAGCAATTAATATTTCAAAGAAAAATCTTTTCTCAGGGAATATAGTTAGTATTTCAGGAGAGTTTATTAGTGGAACAGGAAGAATAACTGGAGGAGAAAATAAAGTTACTGCAATTTCTCAAATGTTTGAGAGAAGAAAGGAAGCTAAAAGGTTAGAAGAAGTTTTAAAAAATCTAAATATTAGTATCAAAAAAAATAAAGAGTTATATGAAAAATTAAATGAAACATTAACAGAATTAGAAAATAAAACTCAAACCTTAGATACACAAAATTTAAGTTTAAGAAAAGAGATAAAAAATCTATCAGAAGAATTTGAAAATTTAAAAAGTAAAAATGAAAGATTTATTAAAGAAAAAAGAGTATCTATTTCTGAGAAAGAAGAGGAAGAAAGATATCTTTTAGAGTATAATAAGAGAATAAAAGAATCATTAGATAGTAAAGAAACTATAGAAAAAAATACAAAAGAAGTAAAAATATATATAGATATAAAATCTAAAGAGTATGAGCTCTTAACAGAAAATATCAGAAAATTAAAAGATGAATTTTCTGATATAAAAATAAAATTTTTGAATACAAAGGATAGAAGTAATCAAATAGAAAATGATATAGAAAAAAATAATAATGAGAAAAAAGAGCTTATTGAAGAAAAAAAAATAGCAGAAGAAAGATTAGAAAAATTAATCAAAGAATTGGAAAGCATAAAAATTACATTAGAAAAAATAGAAAAAGATAAAGTAGAAAAGGACTTACAATTTGAAAAAGAAAATAGAGAATTGTTAGTTGCTAATGAAAGAGAACAATTTTTCCAATTAAAAGAAAAAGAATTAATAGGTGTTATAAAAGATATTGAAAGTAAGCAGTATAAAGAGGAAGAAAAATTAAAAAATGAATTGGAAAAAATAGAGGAATATCAAAGAAAAATCTCATCTTTAGAAGAAAATATAAATTCTATGGAAGAAATTAAAGAAAAATTAGTAGAAGAAAGTATTTATAAATCTTCAGTAGATAGAGTTAAGTATCTTAATAACAAAATAAAAGATTTTGAAACAGTAAATTTACTAGCTGTAGAAGAATTCAAAGAGTTAGATAAGAAATATAATTTTATAAAAGCACAAAAAGATGATTTAGAAACAAGTAGAAGCTCTCTTCTAGAAATTATAGAAGATATAAGTAGAGCTATAAGAGAAAGATTTTTTGATGCTTATAATAATATTAATGCTAATTTCAATCAAATGTGTATGGAAACTATTGATAACTCTGAGGGAAGTTTAACTATTTCCAATGAGGAAGACTTTGAAAATTGTGGAGTAGAAATATTTGTAAAATTTAAAAATAAAAAAAGACAATCTCTTACTCTATTATCAGGAGGAGAAAAATCAATGGTTGCAATAGCTTTTATAATGGCAATATTTATGTATAAACCAAGTCCTTTTACTTTCCTTGATGAGATAGAAGCTGCTCTTGATGAAAAAAATACCAAAAAACTTATAAATAAATTAAAAGAATTTACAGATAAGTCACAATTTATTTTGATAACACATAACAAGGAAACTATGAGGTCATCAGATAGTATTTTTGGAGTTACAATGAATAAAAAAATAGGAATTTCTAAGATAGTCCCTGTAAATTTATAA